The Candidatus Effluviviaceae Genus I sp. genomic interval ATCCTCCGGGTGATGGCGCGGCCGGCGCCGGCGACACCGGGGCGGCCGCCGTCGCGATGGGAGCGACCGATGCTCGACCTCAGGGAGATCCGCCGTCCTGCGAGCGCGGCGGAGGCCGTGCGGCTCCTCGCGGAGAGCGAGGGGAGCGGGCTCTATGTGGCCGGCGGGACCATCCTTGTGACGAGCGGGTCCCGGCGCCTGGGCTTCCTCGTGGACCTCACCTCGGCGGGCCTGGGCGGCCTTCGCGTGGACACGGCCGCCGGCTCGTCCGGAACGCTGATCATCGGCGCAACCGTGACCGTCGGTGAGCTTCTGCGCGCCACCGAGGCCGGGCGGCCGGCCGGGGGGCTCCTGCGCGAGGCGACCTCCTGGCTTGCTAATCACACCGTGAGGAACCTCGCCACCGTCGGGGGCAACCTCATGGCCTGGCACTTCCCGACGGACCTGCCGCCGGCGCTCCTCGTGCTCGATGCGTCGGTCAGGGTCATGGGGCGTTCGGGCGAGCGCATCGTTCCAATCGACCGCCTCTACGCCGCCCGCCGCGAGGTC includes:
- a CDS encoding FAD binding domain-containing protein; translation: MLDLREIRRPASAAEAVRLLAESEGSGLYVAGGTILVTSGSRRLGFLVDLTSAGLGGLRVDTAAGSSGTLIIGATVTVGELLRATEAGRPAGGLLREATSWLANHTVRNLATVGGNLMAWHFPTDLPPALLVLDASVRVMGRSGERIVPIDRLYAARREVFARGDLIADVRVPAATPGLRGAFEKHGRKRLDVALVNCAAAVRLDGGRIAEARLALNGVGGPPARRPDIEAFLAGKEPSPAVFEEAGRMVSAAVTPRSDHRASAAYRTRLAGVAARRALARAGGVLPVAGAEE